A portion of the Streptomyces sp. NBC_01335 genome contains these proteins:
- a CDS encoding MupA/Atu3671 family FMN-dependent luciferase-like monooxygenase, translating into MKWSLFFFSAGGDHTTAEHYTFLLDCARFADRNGFEAIWLPERHFDSFGGPYPAPAVLAGAVSAVTEKVGIRAGSVVLPLHDPIRVAEEWAVVDSLSGGRTGVSFASGWHPNDFALAPDAYADRRDRTVQGIRQLRELWRGGSVERRDGAGSLIEIGTLPRPVQPEIPLWITASSSEETWRTGAREGLHVLTALLEQSPAELAGKAALYRDELRAAGRDPDEHAVTAMLHTFVGPDQEAVRRTVHAPLVGYLRSHMELFAKLASSQDVAIDPAKVSAADRAALAELAFGRYFTTNGLFGTPESALPRVRELAASGVTEIACLVDFGVPPQEVLANLVHLQELRQAAEAAGVLALGGAGARA; encoded by the coding sequence TTGAAGTGGAGCCTGTTCTTCTTCTCGGCCGGCGGTGACCACACGACCGCCGAGCACTACACCTTCCTGCTGGACTGCGCCCGCTTCGCCGACCGCAACGGCTTCGAGGCGATCTGGCTCCCCGAGCGCCACTTCGACTCCTTCGGTGGCCCCTACCCGGCGCCGGCGGTCCTGGCCGGCGCCGTCAGCGCGGTCACCGAGAAGGTGGGGATACGGGCCGGCAGCGTCGTTCTCCCGCTGCACGACCCGATCCGGGTGGCCGAGGAGTGGGCCGTCGTGGACAGCCTGTCCGGCGGCCGGACCGGGGTCTCCTTCGCCTCCGGCTGGCACCCCAACGACTTCGCGCTGGCCCCCGACGCCTACGCCGACCGCCGGGACCGGACGGTGCAGGGCATCCGGCAGCTGCGCGAGCTGTGGCGGGGCGGCAGCGTCGAGCGCCGGGACGGCGCCGGCAGCCTCATCGAGATCGGCACCCTGCCCCGCCCGGTGCAGCCGGAAATCCCGCTCTGGATCACCGCGTCCTCCTCGGAGGAGACCTGGCGCACCGGCGCCCGTGAGGGACTGCACGTCCTGACCGCCCTGCTGGAGCAGAGCCCCGCAGAACTCGCCGGGAAGGCCGCGCTCTACCGCGACGAACTGCGCGCCGCCGGGCGCGATCCGGACGAGCACGCGGTCACCGCGATGCTCCACACCTTCGTCGGTCCCGATCAGGAGGCCGTGCGGCGCACGGTCCACGCCCCCCTGGTCGGCTACCTGCGCTCGCACATGGAGCTGTTCGCGAAACTGGCCAGCAGCCAGGACGTGGCCATCGACCCCGCCAAGGTGAGCGCCGCGGACCGGGCGGCCCTGGCAGAGCTGGCCTTCGGACGCTACTTCACCACCAACGGGCTGTTCGGGACGCCGGAGTCCGCACTGCCCAGGGTCCGCGAACTGGCCGCTTCGGGCGTGACCGAGATCGCCTGCCTGGTGGACTTCGGTGTCCCGCCGCAGGAGGTGCTGGCCAACCTGGTGCACCTTCAGGAGTTGCGGCAGGCCGCGGAAGCGGCCGGCGTCCTGGCCCTCGGCGGCGCCGGGGCGCGGGCGTGA
- a CDS encoding condensation domain-containing protein has translation MNDTAERLRTLWDELLGQPVGAEGLDFFSLGGQSLIATRLVGRIAEEFGVHLRLRDIFDHPTLASLGVLVAAARERTRETAARTADDAPAGGPVRLDHPPLCSYSAPLALLQERFWKVERALPEAAFFNQVMRVDLTGNLDPRLLMSALRGTVRRHDVLRATLDEGPDGPRQTVRTDFTVPVRQREYGDLDEAAREEVIRRAAKAEARLPFDLVREIPLRLRVLRFTATRSAVLVVTHHIAFDGWSRNQLVADVAAHYRARVEGTAAPEPLAFTYTDFAAWQVAHRAVGGTDASRAYWLDRLAAPYPDLRLPGALGGDDEYRSATQPVAVPAAALASVARLARKENTTDFTVLLAVFLLAMASRSGAPETMAAIQVANRRWPGTQKLVGLFANTLVLRTPVDPAAPFDAYLRTVRATLLEAFDHQDVPLEEVVDVLRERDGIDPADLLQVGFALQEAWVPETPVPGGSLRQASGLAVGDDQELDPTTFGLTMELRVDGPALSGYVTYKADRYPPEAIKELVAAFDGILRTVTEEPWTAVGSLVAGQAAL, from the coding sequence GTGAACGACACCGCCGAGCGTCTGCGGACGCTGTGGGACGAACTGCTCGGCCAACCGGTCGGCGCCGAGGGCCTCGACTTCTTCAGCCTGGGCGGACAGTCGCTCATCGCCACCCGGCTGGTCGGCCGCATCGCGGAGGAGTTCGGCGTCCACCTCCGGCTGCGGGACATCTTCGACCATCCCACCCTGGCGAGCCTGGGCGTGCTGGTCGCCGCCGCCCGGGAGCGTACGCGGGAGACCGCCGCCCGCACCGCGGACGACGCGCCCGCCGGAGGGCCGGTCCGGCTCGACCACCCCCCGCTGTGCTCCTACAGTGCTCCGCTCGCCCTGCTCCAGGAGCGCTTCTGGAAGGTCGAACGCGCGCTGCCGGAGGCGGCGTTCTTCAACCAGGTCATGCGGGTGGACCTGACCGGGAATCTCGACCCACGCCTGCTGATGTCCGCGCTGCGCGGCACCGTCCGCCGGCACGACGTCCTGCGCGCCACCCTGGACGAGGGCCCCGACGGCCCCCGGCAGACCGTACGCACCGACTTCACCGTGCCGGTCCGGCAGCGCGAGTACGGCGACCTGGACGAGGCGGCGCGCGAGGAGGTGATCCGGCGGGCCGCCAAGGCCGAGGCCCGGCTGCCGTTCGACCTGGTCCGCGAGATCCCGCTGCGGTTGAGGGTGCTGCGCTTCACCGCGACCCGCAGCGCGGTGCTGGTCGTCACCCACCACATCGCCTTCGACGGCTGGTCGCGCAACCAACTGGTGGCCGACGTCGCCGCGCACTACCGGGCCCGGGTCGAGGGCACCGCCGCGCCCGAGCCGCTCGCCTTCACGTACACCGACTTCGCGGCCTGGCAGGTGGCCCACCGGGCTGTCGGGGGGACGGACGCCTCCCGCGCCTACTGGCTGGACCGGCTGGCGGCGCCCTACCCCGACCTGCGGCTGCCCGGGGCGCTGGGCGGTGACGACGAGTACCGCAGCGCCACGCAGCCCGTCGCCGTGCCCGCCGCGGCGCTGGCCTCGGTCGCCCGGCTGGCCCGGAAGGAGAACACCACCGACTTCACGGTCCTGCTGGCGGTCTTCCTGCTCGCGATGGCCTCCCGCAGCGGCGCACCGGAGACGATGGCCGCCATCCAGGTCGCCAACCGCCGCTGGCCCGGAACCCAGAAACTGGTCGGCCTGTTCGCCAACACCCTGGTGCTGCGCACCCCTGTCGACCCCGCCGCCCCCTTCGACGCGTACCTGCGGACGGTCAGAGCGACCCTGCTGGAGGCGTTCGACCACCAGGACGTCCCGCTGGAGGAGGTGGTCGACGTGCTCCGGGAGCGCGACGGCATCGACCCCGCCGACCTGCTCCAGGTGGGCTTCGCGCTCCAGGAGGCATGGGTGCCCGAGACCCCGGTGCCCGGGGGTTCCCTGCGCCAGGCGTCCGGCCTGGCCGTCGGCGACGACCAGGAACTCGACCCCACCACCTTCGGGCTGACGATGGAACTGCGCGTGGACGGGCCGGCGCTTTCCGGATACGTCACCTACAAGGCCGACCGCTACCCGCCCGAAGCGATCAAGGAGCTGGTCGCCGCCTTCGACGGCATCCTGCGGACGGTCACCGAAGAGCCGTGGACAGCGGTCGGCTCGCTCGTCGCCGGGCAGGCTGCCCTGTGA
- a CDS encoding condensation domain-containing protein: MAGEARAGSASVGGAGNDLAGRLERLTTAQRALLTRRLAQRASPGPCRPSATQFGIWLFEQLNPGTSTYHNPAAVRLSGPVDEDLLREALQRIQDRHEPLRSRYPADEEGVPRAFVEPPHALRLPWRVEDVSALPDPGQEATRIVAQEAVTPFRLDRGPVWRCLLVRTGPEERVLVITLHHIVSDGGSLGVLLAELGVLYPALAAGERPSPVTLPQGYFALAAKDTVPPGALEHWLTTLDGAPDRIDLSALAEWPGRGEPPRPPAPGGGFAPTGPARQSGPTQGAAVGRQWAGRELTLQVPEDTAKALEGLCARHGSSLFTGLVAASAATLYRTSGQEDLVLTTPVDRRGHEGRALIGCFVNTVVLRLRVGPDDRMDTLLARAAEVVADALAHSGLPFSRLVSALPRRGGGRSPLGNVAVVQNNAPMDAVSLGGLRLSVHPLPPVEVKHDLALSWNRGHDGLTGRIEYATRFPDAAVERLCGHLRHTVETLAAAPATRVADLPGLSEVAR, from the coding sequence ATGGCAGGGGAAGCACGAGCCGGTTCCGCGTCCGTGGGCGGCGCGGGCAACGACCTGGCCGGACGCCTGGAACGACTCACTACGGCCCAACGGGCTCTGCTGACACGCCGGTTGGCGCAGCGCGCGTCACCCGGACCCTGCCGGCCGTCCGCGACGCAGTTCGGGATCTGGCTCTTCGAGCAGCTCAACCCCGGAACCTCGACCTACCACAACCCGGCGGCCGTAAGACTGTCCGGGCCGGTCGACGAGGACCTGCTCCGCGAGGCGCTCCAGCGGATCCAGGACCGTCACGAACCGCTGCGCTCCCGCTACCCGGCCGACGAGGAAGGCGTCCCGCGCGCGTTCGTGGAACCACCGCACGCGCTGCGTCTGCCGTGGCGGGTGGAGGACGTCAGCGCGCTGCCCGACCCCGGGCAGGAGGCGACGCGGATCGTGGCGCAGGAGGCGGTCACGCCCTTCCGGCTCGACCGGGGGCCGGTGTGGCGCTGCCTGCTGGTGCGCACCGGCCCCGAGGAGCGGGTGCTGGTCATCACCTTGCACCACATCGTCTCCGACGGCGGTTCGCTGGGCGTGCTGCTGGCCGAACTCGGCGTGCTCTACCCGGCTTTGGCGGCCGGCGAGCGGCCCTCCCCGGTCACTTTGCCCCAGGGGTACTTCGCGCTCGCGGCGAAGGACACTGTGCCGCCGGGCGCCCTGGAGCACTGGCTCACCACTCTCGACGGCGCGCCGGACCGGATCGACCTGTCCGCGCTGGCCGAGTGGCCCGGCCGCGGCGAGCCGCCCCGGCCGCCGGCGCCGGGCGGGGGGTTCGCACCGACCGGACCGGCGCGGCAGTCCGGGCCGACGCAGGGCGCGGCGGTCGGCCGGCAGTGGGCGGGCCGCGAGCTGACGCTGCAGGTGCCGGAGGACACGGCCAAGGCGCTGGAAGGCCTGTGCGCACGCCACGGTTCGAGCCTGTTCACCGGGTTGGTGGCGGCGTCGGCAGCCACCCTGTACCGGACGAGCGGTCAGGAGGACCTTGTTCTGACCACCCCCGTCGACCGGCGCGGCCACGAAGGCCGCGCGCTGATCGGCTGCTTCGTCAACACGGTGGTCCTGCGTCTGCGGGTCGGCCCCGACGACCGGATGGACACGCTGCTGGCGCGCGCCGCCGAGGTGGTGGCCGACGCACTGGCCCACAGCGGCCTGCCGTTCTCCCGGCTGGTCTCGGCACTGCCCCGGCGCGGCGGTGGTCGCAGCCCGTTGGGGAATGTCGCCGTGGTACAGAACAACGCGCCCATGGACGCCGTGTCCCTGGGCGGCCTGCGGCTGAGCGTCCACCCCCTGCCGCCGGTGGAGGTCAAGCACGACCTCGCTCTCTCCTGGAACCGTGGGCACGACGGGCTGACCGGCCGGATCGAGTACGCCACGCGGTTCCCGGACGCCGCGGTGGAACGCCTGTGCGGTCATCTGCGGCACACCGTGGAGACGCTGGCCGCCGCACCCGCCACCCGTGTCGCGGACCTGCCCGGGTTGTCGGAGGTGGCACGATGA
- a CDS encoding thioesterase II family protein has protein sequence MTGAAGAGPQLSGSPWFPYAAEESDAATRLFCLPYAGGGWAVFRDWQEQFGPDVHAVPVKLPGRAERLHEPAVARMDRLADRLAAELVPLLDRPYALFGISMGALLAFETAHRLVERGLRAPDRLFVASCRAPQESFDTPPVHGLPDAALITVLARLAATPPQLLANAELMRLVLPTFRADLACTETYVRSDRAPLPVPVTAVRGQGDGTLTEAMVDGWRAETSAGFEQVELAGDHFLVHGDQRELTALVRRRLPRSGPGR, from the coding sequence ATGACCGGCGCCGCCGGGGCCGGTCCGCAGCTGTCCGGCTCGCCCTGGTTCCCCTACGCCGCCGAGGAGAGCGACGCCGCGACCAGACTGTTCTGCCTGCCGTACGCGGGAGGCGGCTGGGCCGTCTTCCGGGATTGGCAGGAGCAGTTCGGGCCGGACGTCCACGCCGTGCCGGTGAAGCTGCCCGGCCGTGCGGAGCGCCTGCACGAGCCCGCGGTGGCCCGCATGGACCGGCTCGCGGACCGGCTCGCGGCCGAGCTGGTCCCGCTGCTGGACCGGCCGTACGCGCTGTTCGGTATCAGCATGGGAGCGCTGCTGGCCTTCGAGACGGCCCACCGGCTGGTCGAGCGCGGACTGCGCGCCCCGGACCGGCTGTTCGTCGCCTCCTGCCGCGCGCCCCAGGAGTCGTTCGACACGCCGCCGGTCCACGGGCTGCCGGACGCGGCGCTGATCACGGTGCTGGCCCGACTGGCGGCGACCCCGCCCCAGTTGCTGGCCAACGCCGAGTTGATGCGGTTGGTCCTCCCCACCTTCCGGGCGGATCTGGCCTGCACCGAGACCTACGTGCGCTCCGACCGCGCGCCGCTGCCGGTCCCGGTGACGGCCGTCCGGGGGCAGGGCGACGGCACGCTGACCGAGGCCATGGTGGACGGCTGGCGCGCCGAGACCTCCGCCGGTTTCGAGCAGGTGGAACTGGCCGGCGACCACTTCCTGGTCCACGGCGACCAGCGCGAACTGACCGCGCTGGTACGCCGGCGGCTGCCCCGGAGCGGACCGGGCCGGTAG